In a genomic window of Curtobacterium flaccumfaciens pv. betae:
- a CDS encoding ABC transporter permease: protein MTNNATIAVRTQDTEEQAAPSKWRAAARQFGVVWSNKKARIGIIILGVFVFVAVFAPLLAPYGASQNGFARSADATPDHWMGTTAAGEDVLSQIIYGARISVMVGAVAGILSTLVAVAIGLSWGYVRGWIAEVIGFIVNLFLVIPGLPLMIVIAAYLQNGGIAVIIAVIVVTGWAWGARVLRSQTQSLRGRDFVTAAQFSGEGATRIVFREILPNMTSLIVGSFFGAATSAILAEAGLEFLGLGDSSIVSWGTILYWAQNSNALLTGQWILLFAPGLCIALLAMSLTLINFGVDAVSNPRLRDGARPRKEKRA from the coding sequence ATGACCAACAACGCAACCATCGCCGTGCGAACGCAAGACACGGAAGAACAAGCAGCGCCGTCCAAGTGGCGCGCCGCCGCCCGCCAGTTCGGCGTCGTCTGGTCGAACAAGAAGGCCCGGATCGGCATCATCATCCTCGGCGTCTTCGTGTTCGTCGCGGTCTTCGCCCCGCTCCTGGCCCCGTACGGCGCCAGCCAGAACGGCTTCGCCCGGTCCGCCGACGCGACGCCCGACCACTGGATGGGCACCACCGCCGCCGGCGAGGACGTCCTGTCCCAGATCATCTACGGCGCCCGCATCTCGGTCATGGTCGGCGCGGTCGCGGGCATCCTGTCCACGCTCGTCGCCGTCGCGATCGGCCTCAGCTGGGGCTACGTCCGCGGCTGGATCGCCGAGGTCATCGGGTTCATCGTGAACCTGTTCCTCGTCATCCCGGGTCTGCCCCTGATGATCGTCATCGCCGCCTACCTGCAGAACGGCGGCATCGCGGTGATCATCGCGGTCATCGTCGTGACCGGTTGGGCGTGGGGCGCTCGCGTGCTCCGCTCGCAGACGCAGTCGCTGCGTGGTCGGGACTTCGTCACCGCCGCCCAGTTCTCCGGTGAGGGCGCGACCCGCATCGTGTTCCGCGAGATCCTGCCGAACATGACGAGCCTCATCGTCGGCAGCTTCTTCGGGGCCGCCACCAGCGCCATCCTCGCCGAGGCGGGCCTCGAGTTCCTCGGACTCGGCGACTCGTCGATCGTCAGCTGGGGCACGATCCTGTACTGGGCGCAGAACTCGAATGCTCTGCTCACCGGGCAGTGGATCCTGCTCTTCGCGCCGGGTCTCTGCATCGCGCTCCTCGCGATGAGCCTCACCCTGATCAACTTCGGCGTCGACGCCGTGTCCAACCC
- a CDS encoding ABC transporter permease — MKYILQKLVLFVLTLWAAVTLNFLLPRLMPGSPSDAALAKLSRNGPVAEATKKAVEAQLGVPTGNLWDQYVSYLHQVVTLDFGVSYTFYPQPVGDLVSKALPYTLILVGVVTILAFVLGTLIGVAAAWKRGTWLDSLPTLSGSFMSTFPYFWTALLLLFFLGYVLHWFPTTGAYSATTTPGLNGAFFGDALQHAVLPAVTILVTSLGGWIIGMRNAMINTLGDDYVTFAEANGLRGRTVAIRYAARNAILPNLTGFGLALGGVVGGSVLVEQVFGYPGIGYLLFNAVIGQDYPLMQALFLMITVSVLIANFIVDVMYGVLDPRTRR, encoded by the coding sequence GTGAAGTACATCCTCCAGAAACTCGTCCTCTTCGTCCTGACCCTCTGGGCCGCGGTCACGCTGAACTTCCTGCTTCCGCGTCTCATGCCGGGCAGCCCGTCGGACGCCGCCCTGGCGAAGCTCAGCCGGAACGGCCCCGTCGCCGAGGCCACCAAGAAAGCCGTCGAAGCCCAGCTCGGGGTGCCGACCGGCAACCTCTGGGACCAGTACGTCAGCTACCTGCACCAGGTCGTCACGCTCGACTTCGGGGTCAGCTACACGTTCTACCCGCAGCCCGTCGGCGACCTCGTGTCGAAGGCCCTGCCGTACACGCTGATCCTGGTCGGGGTCGTCACGATCCTGGCGTTCGTCCTCGGCACCCTGATCGGTGTCGCGGCGGCGTGGAAGCGCGGCACCTGGCTCGACTCGCTGCCCACCCTGTCGGGCAGCTTCATGTCGACGTTCCCGTACTTCTGGACCGCCCTGCTGCTGCTGTTCTTCCTCGGCTACGTGCTGCACTGGTTCCCGACCACGGGTGCCTACTCGGCGACGACGACGCCCGGCCTCAACGGCGCCTTCTTCGGCGACGCACTGCAGCACGCGGTGCTGCCGGCGGTCACGATCCTGGTGACGAGCCTCGGCGGCTGGATCATCGGCATGCGCAACGCGATGATCAACACCCTCGGTGACGACTACGTGACCTTCGCCGAGGCCAACGGTCTGCGCGGACGCACCGTGGCCATCCGCTACGCGGCCCGCAACGCGATCCTGCCGAACCTGACCGGTTTCGGTCTGGCGCTCGGTGGCGTGGTCGGCGGTTCCGTCCTGGTCGAGCAGGTCTTCGGCTACCCGGGCATCGGCTACCTGCTGTTCAACGCCGTCATCGGGCAGGACTACCCGCTCATGCAGGCCCTCTTCCTGATGATCACCGTGTCGGTGCTCATCGCCAACTTCATCGTGGACGTCATGTACGGCGTCCTGGACCCGAGGACGCGTCGATGA